One genomic window of Eriocheir sinensis breed Jianghai 21 chromosome 57, ASM2467909v1, whole genome shotgun sequence includes the following:
- the LOC126984712 gene encoding uncharacterized protein LOC126984712 isoform X32, with amino-acid sequence MVLRRNIGHEGESRRSDVVEIFDYGDETGGETGDETGDVTGDETGDETGGETGDETGGDGGDETGGETGDETGGETGDGGDETGGETGDGGDKTRGETGDGGDETGGETGGETGGETGGETGGETGDTTGYETGDETGDETVDVHVEDKFNDFFVTLLKKLYETGGETGGETGDTPGYETIDETGDVDVHVEDKFNDFLVKLLMKLYETGDTTGGETGDTTGGETEDTTGGETEDEIGGVDVHVENKFNDFLLKLLMKLYETGGETGDETHYETGGETGDETHYETGGETGDETLYETGGETGDETHYETGGETGHETLYETGGETGHETLYETGGETGDETLYETGGETGGETGGEIRGETGGETPGETGKETLYETGDETLYETGDERVYKSGDERGDITGHTEVKHDENPGETRVETLYETGDETCLTSASPLIITTTQVTWVPTVVTMLAVNVITTEVTITSSTLLDGDLVSSTRVITIPSTQVSTITTSVTTNILITTKIPYTSTRVEMVTEFTTLTDVKVEGVYSTKYWLETLTTTTTLTTTRYRPISLWVNAVSCRTYTTLTKTFTPVIKPRVPVTSQAEHHPGVTSLSGHHPGVTSQVRSHTPTVTKYYTAWGTRTQTVTKPALVTVQVTIDRQPGEPCIQVTSPVAPSREYADLPDQGVYVRPVPGRDPDGGDRHFHGSNHGVEKSLPADHHLRVEQDEDAHGGTRHIIHSQDDHQYKNEKLPDEHHSQAKENEPLTFKEKMKVKMLDSMNYLEDKMLERTLQLESLLLWPFEVEEKGEGQEGPSYVDAMKHGIKNAIKSKFEGLYELSLRKFNWLHYMLGEEDDEASAEASERENEA; translated from the exons ATGGTGTTGAGGAGGAACATTGGACACGAAGGGGAATCGCGTAGATCTGATGTGGTTGAAATTTTTGATTATGGTGATGAAACTGGAGGTGAAACTGGTGATGAAACTGGTGATGTAACTGGTGATGAAACTGGTGATGAAACTGGAGGTGAAACTGGTGATGAaactggaggtgatggtggtgatgaaactgGAGGTGAAACTGGTGATGAAACTGGAGGTgaaactggtgatggtggtgatgaaactgGAGGTgaaactggtgatggtggtgataaaacTAGAGGTgaaactggtgatggtggtgatgaaactgGAGGTGAAACTGGAGGTGAAACTGGAGGTGAAACTGGAGGTGAAACTGGAGGTGAAACTGGAGATACGACTGGATATGAAACGGGAGATGAAACGGGAGATGAAACTGTTGATGTTCATGTTGAAGATAAGTTTAATGATTTTTTTGTGACACTGTTGAAGAAACTCTACGAAACTGGAGGTGAAACTGGAGGTGAAACTGGTGATACGCCTGGTTATGAGACGATAGATGAAACTGGTGATGTTGATGTTCATGTTGAAGATAAGTTTAATGATTTTTTGGTGAAACTGTTGATGAAACTCTACGAAACTGGAGATACGACTGGAGGTGAAACTGGAGATACGACTGGAGGTGAAACTGAAGATACGACTGGAGGTGAAACGGAAGATGaaattggtggtgttgatgttcaTGTTGAAAATAAGTTTAATGATTTTTTGCTGAAACTGTTGATGAAACTCTACGAAACTGGAG GTGAAACTGGTGATGAAACACACTACGAAACTGGAG GTGAAACTGGTGATGAAACACACTACGAAACTGGAGGTGAAACTGGTGATGAAACACTCTACGAAACTGGAGGTGAAACTGGTGATGAAACGCACTACGAAACTGGAGGTGAAACTGGTCATGAAACACTCTACGAAACTGGAGGTGAAACTGGTCATGAAACACTCTACGAAACTGGAGGTGAAACTGGTGATGAAACACTCTACGAAACTGGAGGTGAGACTGGAGGTGAGACTGGAGGTGAGATTAGAGGTGAAACTGGAGGCGAAACTCCTGGTGAAACTGGTAAGGAAACGCTCTACGAAACTGGTGATGAAACGCTCTACGAAACTGGTGATGAAAGGGTCTACAAAAGTGGTGATGAACGTGGTGATATAACCGGTCATACTGAAGTGAAGCATGATGAAAATCCAGGTGAAACTCGTGTTGAAACTCTCTACGAAACTGGTGATGAAACTTGCCTCACCAGCGCCTcaccactcatcatcaccaccacacaggtCACATGGGTTCCAACGGTGGTGACTATGCTCGCTGTCAACGTCATCACCACCGAGGTCACCATCACTTCGTCCACACTCCTTGATGGTGACCTCGTATCATCAACACGTGTCATCACCATTCCCAGTACCCAGGTCAGCACTAtcaccacctccgtcaccactAACATATTGATCACCACCAAGATACCTTACACCAGTACCCGCGTGGAGATGGTTACCGAATTCACCACACTCACGGATGTCAAAGTCGAGGGGGTCTACTCAACTAAATACTGGCTCGAGACTCTCACCACGACCACAACACTGACCACGACACGGTACAGACCTATCTCTCTCTGGGTCAATGCTGTGTCTTGTCGAACATACACCACCCTCACGAAGACTTTCACGCCAGTCATCAAACCTCGCGTACCCGTCACCAGCCAGGCAGAACATCACCCAGGAGTCACGAGTCTGTCAGGACATCACCCAGGAGTCACCAGTCAGGTCAGGTCCCATACACCAACTGTCACCAAGTACTACACAGCCTGGGGGACAAGGACTCAAACGGTCACCAAGCCAGCCCTCGTGACAGTCCAGGTGACCATAGACAGACAGCCTGGTGAGCCTTGTATCCAGGTGACAAGTCCGGTAGCCCCCAGTAGAGAGTATGCGGATCTGCCCGACCAAGGTGTGTATGTAAGGCCTGTACCTGGGAGAGATCCTGATGGGGGTGATCGGCATTTCCACGGGTCGAATCATGGTGTGGAAAAAAGTCTCCCAGCAGACCATCACTTACGGGTTGAACAGGACGAAGATGCGCATGGTGGGACAAGGCACATCATCCACTCTCAAGATGACCACCAATACAAGAACGAGAAATTGCCAGACGAGCATCACAGTCAAGCTAAGGAGAACGAACCACTGACatttaaagagaagatgaaggtcaAAATGTTGGACAGCATGAATTACCTCGAGGATAAAATGCTGGAGAGAACATTGCAGTTGGAATCCCTACTCTTGTGGCCGtttgaagtggaggaaaagggagagggacaagAAGGGCCGAGTTATGTAGACGCGATGAAGCACGGGATAAAGAACGCCATAAAGAGCAAATTCGAGGGATTGTATGAGTTAAGTCTCCGAAAGTTCAATTGGCTTCACTACATGCTTGGAGAGGAGGATGATGAAGCTTCGGCTGAGGCTTCGGAACGGGAAAATGAAGCTTAG
- the LOC126984712 gene encoding uncharacterized protein LOC126984712 isoform X19: MVLRRNIGHEGESRRSDVVEIFDYGDETGGETGDETGDVTGDETGDETGGETGDETGGDGGDETGGETGDETGGETGDGGDETGGETGDGGDKTRGETGDGGDETGGETGGETGGETGGETGGETGDTTGYETGDETGDETVDVHVEDKFNDFFVTLLKKLYETGGETGGETGDTPGYETIDETGDVDVHVEDKFNDFLVKLLMKLYETGDTTGGETGDTTGGETEDTTGGETEDEIGGVDVHVENKFNDFLLKLLMKLYETGGETGDETHYETGGETGDETLYETGGETGDETLYETGGETGDETHYETGGETGDETLYETGGETGDETHYETGGETGDETLYETGGETGDETLYETGGETGGETGGEIRGETGGETPGETGKETLYETGDETLYETGDERVYKSGDERGDITGHTEVKHDENPGETRVETLYETGDETCLTSASPLIITTTQVTWVPTVVTMLAVNVITTEVTITSSTLLDGDLVSSTRVITIPSTQVSTITTSVTTNILITTKIPYTSTRVEMVTEFTTLTDVKVEGVYSTKYWLETLTTTTTLTTTRYRPISLWVNAVSCRTYTTLTKTFTPVIKPRVPVTSQAEHHPGVTSLSGHHPGVTSQVRSHTPTVTKYYTAWGTRTQTVTKPALVTVQVTIDRQPGEPCIQVTSPVAPSREYADLPDQGVYVRPVPGRDPDGGDRHFHGSNHGVEKSLPADHHLRVEQDEDAHGGTRHIIHSQDDHQYKNEKLPDEHHSQAKENEPLTFKEKMKVKMLDSMNYLEDKMLERTLQLESLLLWPFEVEEKGEGQEGPSYVDAMKHGIKNAIKSKFEGLYELSLRKFNWLHYMLGEEDDEASAEASERENEA, from the exons ATGGTGTTGAGGAGGAACATTGGACACGAAGGGGAATCGCGTAGATCTGATGTGGTTGAAATTTTTGATTATGGTGATGAAACTGGAGGTGAAACTGGTGATGAAACTGGTGATGTAACTGGTGATGAAACTGGTGATGAAACTGGAGGTGAAACTGGTGATGAaactggaggtgatggtggtgatgaaactgGAGGTGAAACTGGTGATGAAACTGGAGGTgaaactggtgatggtggtgatgaaactgGAGGTgaaactggtgatggtggtgataaaacTAGAGGTgaaactggtgatggtggtgatgaaactgGAGGTGAAACTGGAGGTGAAACTGGAGGTGAAACTGGAGGTGAAACTGGAGGTGAAACTGGAGATACGACTGGATATGAAACGGGAGATGAAACGGGAGATGAAACTGTTGATGTTCATGTTGAAGATAAGTTTAATGATTTTTTTGTGACACTGTTGAAGAAACTCTACGAAACTGGAGGTGAAACTGGAGGTGAAACTGGTGATACGCCTGGTTATGAGACGATAGATGAAACTGGTGATGTTGATGTTCATGTTGAAGATAAGTTTAATGATTTTTTGGTGAAACTGTTGATGAAACTCTACGAAACTGGAGATACGACTGGAGGTGAAACTGGAGATACGACTGGAGGTGAAACTGAAGATACGACTGGAGGTGAAACGGAAGATGaaattggtggtgttgatgttcaTGTTGAAAATAAGTTTAATGATTTTTTGCTGAAACTGTTGATGAAACTCTACGAAACTGGAG GTGAAACTGGTGATGAAACACACTACGAAACTGGAGGTGAAACTGGTGATGAAACACTCTACGAAACTGGAG GTGAAACTGGTGATGAAACACTCTACGAAACTGGAGGTGAAACTGGTGATGAAACACACTACGAAACTGGAGGTGAAACTGGTGATGAAACACTCTACGAAACTGGAGGTGAAACTGGTGATGAAACACACTACGAAACTGGAGGTGAAACTGGTGATGAAACACTCTACGAAACTGGAG GTGAAACTGGTGATGAAACACTCTACGAAACTGGAGGTGAGACTGGAGGTGAGACTGGAGGTGAGATTAGAGGTGAAACTGGAGGCGAAACTCCTGGTGAAACTGGTAAGGAAACGCTCTACGAAACTGGTGATGAAACGCTCTACGAAACTGGTGATGAAAGGGTCTACAAAAGTGGTGATGAACGTGGTGATATAACCGGTCATACTGAAGTGAAGCATGATGAAAATCCAGGTGAAACTCGTGTTGAAACTCTCTACGAAACTGGTGATGAAACTTGCCTCACCAGCGCCTcaccactcatcatcaccaccacacaggtCACATGGGTTCCAACGGTGGTGACTATGCTCGCTGTCAACGTCATCACCACCGAGGTCACCATCACTTCGTCCACACTCCTTGATGGTGACCTCGTATCATCAACACGTGTCATCACCATTCCCAGTACCCAGGTCAGCACTAtcaccacctccgtcaccactAACATATTGATCACCACCAAGATACCTTACACCAGTACCCGCGTGGAGATGGTTACCGAATTCACCACACTCACGGATGTCAAAGTCGAGGGGGTCTACTCAACTAAATACTGGCTCGAGACTCTCACCACGACCACAACACTGACCACGACACGGTACAGACCTATCTCTCTCTGGGTCAATGCTGTGTCTTGTCGAACATACACCACCCTCACGAAGACTTTCACGCCAGTCATCAAACCTCGCGTACCCGTCACCAGCCAGGCAGAACATCACCCAGGAGTCACGAGTCTGTCAGGACATCACCCAGGAGTCACCAGTCAGGTCAGGTCCCATACACCAACTGTCACCAAGTACTACACAGCCTGGGGGACAAGGACTCAAACGGTCACCAAGCCAGCCCTCGTGACAGTCCAGGTGACCATAGACAGACAGCCTGGTGAGCCTTGTATCCAGGTGACAAGTCCGGTAGCCCCCAGTAGAGAGTATGCGGATCTGCCCGACCAAGGTGTGTATGTAAGGCCTGTACCTGGGAGAGATCCTGATGGGGGTGATCGGCATTTCCACGGGTCGAATCATGGTGTGGAAAAAAGTCTCCCAGCAGACCATCACTTACGGGTTGAACAGGACGAAGATGCGCATGGTGGGACAAGGCACATCATCCACTCTCAAGATGACCACCAATACAAGAACGAGAAATTGCCAGACGAGCATCACAGTCAAGCTAAGGAGAACGAACCACTGACatttaaagagaagatgaaggtcaAAATGTTGGACAGCATGAATTACCTCGAGGATAAAATGCTGGAGAGAACATTGCAGTTGGAATCCCTACTCTTGTGGCCGtttgaagtggaggaaaagggagagggacaagAAGGGCCGAGTTATGTAGACGCGATGAAGCACGGGATAAAGAACGCCATAAAGAGCAAATTCGAGGGATTGTATGAGTTAAGTCTCCGAAAGTTCAATTGGCTTCACTACATGCTTGGAGAGGAGGATGATGAAGCTTCGGCTGAGGCTTCGGAACGGGAAAATGAAGCTTAG
- the LOC126984712 gene encoding uncharacterized protein LOC126984712 isoform X47 → MKLYETGDETHYETGGETGDETLYETGGETGDETLYETGGETGDETLNETGGETGDETLYETGGETGDETHYETGGETGDETLYETGGETGDETHYETGGETGDETLYETGGETGDETHYETGGETGHETLYETGGETGHETLYETGGETGDETLYETGGETGGETGGEIRGETGGETPGETGKETLYETGDETLYETGDERVYKSGDERGDITGHTEVKHDENPGETRVETLYETGDETCLTSASPLIITTTQVTWVPTVVTMLAVNVITTEVTITSSTLLDGDLVSSTRVITIPSTQVSTITTSVTTNILITTKIPYTSTRVEMVTEFTTLTDVKVEGVYSTKYWLETLTTTTTLTTTRYRPISLWVNAVSCRTYTTLTKTFTPVIKPRVPVTSQAEHHPGVTSLSGHHPGVTSQVRSHTPTVTKYYTAWGTRTQTVTKPALVTVQVTIDRQPGEPCIQVTSPVAPSREYADLPDQGVYVRPVPGRDPDGGDRHFHGSNHGVEKSLPADHHLRVEQDEDAHGGTRHIIHSQDDHQYKNEKLPDEHHSQAKENEPLTFKEKMKVKMLDSMNYLEDKMLERTLQLESLLLWPFEVEEKGEGQEGPSYVDAMKHGIKNAIKSKFEGLYELSLRKFNWLHYMLGEEDDEASAEASERENEA, encoded by the exons ATGAAACTCTACGAAACTGGTGATGAAACACACTACGAAACTGGAGGTGAAACTGGTGATGAAACACTCTACGAAACTGGAG GTGAAACTGGTGATGAAACACTCTACGAAACTGGAGGTGAAACTGGTGATGAAACACTCAACGAAACTGGAGGTGAAACTGGTGATGAAACACTCTACGAAACTGGAGGTGAAACTGGTGATGAAACACACTACGAAACTGGAGGTGAAACTGGTGATGAAACACTCTACGAAACTGGAGGTGAAACTGGTGATGAAACACACTACGAAACTGGAGGTGAAACTGGTGATGAAACACTCTACGAAACTGGAGGTGAAACTGGTGATGAAACGCACTACGAAACTGGAGGTGAAACTGGTCATGAAACACTCTACGAAACTGGAGGTGAAACTGGTCATGAAACACTCTACGAAACTGGAGGTGAAACTGGTGATGAAACACTCTACGAAACTGGAGGTGAGACTGGAGGTGAGACTGGAGGTGAGATTAGAGGTGAAACTGGAGGCGAAACTCCTGGTGAAACTGGTAAGGAAACGCTCTACGAAACTGGTGATGAAACGCTCTACGAAACTGGTGATGAAAGGGTCTACAAAAGTGGTGATGAACGTGGTGATATAACCGGTCATACTGAAGTGAAGCATGATGAAAATCCAGGTGAAACTCGTGTTGAAACTCTCTACGAAACTGGTGATGAAACTTGCCTCACCAGCGCCTcaccactcatcatcaccaccacacaggtCACATGGGTTCCAACGGTGGTGACTATGCTCGCTGTCAACGTCATCACCACCGAGGTCACCATCACTTCGTCCACACTCCTTGATGGTGACCTCGTATCATCAACACGTGTCATCACCATTCCCAGTACCCAGGTCAGCACTAtcaccacctccgtcaccactAACATATTGATCACCACCAAGATACCTTACACCAGTACCCGCGTGGAGATGGTTACCGAATTCACCACACTCACGGATGTCAAAGTCGAGGGGGTCTACTCAACTAAATACTGGCTCGAGACTCTCACCACGACCACAACACTGACCACGACACGGTACAGACCTATCTCTCTCTGGGTCAATGCTGTGTCTTGTCGAACATACACCACCCTCACGAAGACTTTCACGCCAGTCATCAAACCTCGCGTACCCGTCACCAGCCAGGCAGAACATCACCCAGGAGTCACGAGTCTGTCAGGACATCACCCAGGAGTCACCAGTCAGGTCAGGTCCCATACACCAACTGTCACCAAGTACTACACAGCCTGGGGGACAAGGACTCAAACGGTCACCAAGCCAGCCCTCGTGACAGTCCAGGTGACCATAGACAGACAGCCTGGTGAGCCTTGTATCCAGGTGACAAGTCCGGTAGCCCCCAGTAGAGAGTATGCGGATCTGCCCGACCAAGGTGTGTATGTAAGGCCTGTACCTGGGAGAGATCCTGATGGGGGTGATCGGCATTTCCACGGGTCGAATCATGGTGTGGAAAAAAGTCTCCCAGCAGACCATCACTTACGGGTTGAACAGGACGAAGATGCGCATGGTGGGACAAGGCACATCATCCACTCTCAAGATGACCACCAATACAAGAACGAGAAATTGCCAGACGAGCATCACAGTCAAGCTAAGGAGAACGAACCACTGACatttaaagagaagatgaaggtcaAAATGTTGGACAGCATGAATTACCTCGAGGATAAAATGCTGGAGAGAACATTGCAGTTGGAATCCCTACTCTTGTGGCCGtttgaagtggaggaaaagggagagggacaagAAGGGCCGAGTTATGTAGACGCGATGAAGCACGGGATAAAGAACGCCATAAAGAGCAAATTCGAGGGATTGTATGAGTTAAGTCTCCGAAAGTTCAATTGGCTTCACTACATGCTTGGAGAGGAGGATGATGAAGCTTCGGCTGAGGCTTCGGAACGGGAAAATGAAGCTTAG
- the LOC126984712 gene encoding uncharacterized protein LOC126984712 isoform X1 has product MVLRRNIGHEGESRRSDVVEIFDYGDETGGETGDETGDVTGDETGDETGGETGDETGGDGGDETGGETGDETGGETGDGGDETGGETGDGGDKTRGETGDGGDETGGETGGETGGETGGETGGETGDTTGYETGDETGDETVDVHVEDKFNDFFVTLLKKLYETGGETGGETGDTPGYETIDETGDVDVHVEDKFNDFLVKLLMKLYETGDTTGGETGDTTGGETEDTTGGETEDEIGGVDVHVENKFNDFLLKLLMKLYETGGETGDETHYETGGETGDETLYETGGETGDETLYETGGETGDETHYETGGETGDETLYETGGETGDETHYETGGETGDETLYETGGETGDETHYETGGETGHETLYETGGETGHETLYETGGETGDETLYETGGETGGETGGEIRGETGGETPGETGKETLYETGDETLYETGDERVYKSGDERGDITGHTEVKHDENPGETRVETLYETGDETCLTSASPLIITTTQVTWVPTVVTMLAVNVITTEVTITSSTLLDGDLVSSTRVITIPSTQVSTITTSVTTNILITTKIPYTSTRVEMVTEFTTLTDVKVEGVYSTKYWLETLTTTTTLTTTRYRPISLWVNAVSCRTYTTLTKTFTPVIKPRVPVTSQAEHHPGVTSLSGHHPGVTSQVRSHTPTVTKYYTAWGTRTQTVTKPALVTVQVTIDRQPGEPCIQVTSPVAPSREYADLPDQGVYVRPVPGRDPDGGDRHFHGSNHGVEKSLPADHHLRVEQDEDAHGGTRHIIHSQDDHQYKNEKLPDEHHSQAKENEPLTFKEKMKVKMLDSMNYLEDKMLERTLQLESLLLWPFEVEEKGEGQEGPSYVDAMKHGIKNAIKSKFEGLYELSLRKFNWLHYMLGEEDDEASAEASERENEA; this is encoded by the exons ATGGTGTTGAGGAGGAACATTGGACACGAAGGGGAATCGCGTAGATCTGATGTGGTTGAAATTTTTGATTATGGTGATGAAACTGGAGGTGAAACTGGTGATGAAACTGGTGATGTAACTGGTGATGAAACTGGTGATGAAACTGGAGGTGAAACTGGTGATGAaactggaggtgatggtggtgatgaaactgGAGGTGAAACTGGTGATGAAACTGGAGGTgaaactggtgatggtggtgatgaaactgGAGGTgaaactggtgatggtggtgataaaacTAGAGGTgaaactggtgatggtggtgatgaaactgGAGGTGAAACTGGAGGTGAAACTGGAGGTGAAACTGGAGGTGAAACTGGAGGTGAAACTGGAGATACGACTGGATATGAAACGGGAGATGAAACGGGAGATGAAACTGTTGATGTTCATGTTGAAGATAAGTTTAATGATTTTTTTGTGACACTGTTGAAGAAACTCTACGAAACTGGAGGTGAAACTGGAGGTGAAACTGGTGATACGCCTGGTTATGAGACGATAGATGAAACTGGTGATGTTGATGTTCATGTTGAAGATAAGTTTAATGATTTTTTGGTGAAACTGTTGATGAAACTCTACGAAACTGGAGATACGACTGGAGGTGAAACTGGAGATACGACTGGAGGTGAAACTGAAGATACGACTGGAGGTGAAACGGAAGATGaaattggtggtgttgatgttcaTGTTGAAAATAAGTTTAATGATTTTTTGCTGAAACTGTTGATGAAACTCTACGAAACTGGAG GTGAAACTGGTGATGAAACACACTACGAAACTGGAGGTGAAACTGGTGATGAAACACTCTACGAAACTGGAG GTGAAACTGGTGATGAAACACTCTACGAAACTGGAGGTGAAACTGGTGATGAAACACACTACGAAACTGGAGGTGAAACTGGTGATGAAACACTCTACGAAACTGGAGGTGAAACTGGTGATGAAACACACTACGAAACTGGAGGTGAAACTGGTGATGAAACACTCTACGAAACTGGAGGTGAAACTGGTGATGAAACGCACTACGAAACTGGAGGTGAAACTGGTCATGAAACACTCTACGAAACTGGAGGTGAAACTGGTCATGAAACACTCTACGAAACTGGAGGTGAAACTGGTGATGAAACACTCTACGAAACTGGAGGTGAGACTGGAGGTGAGACTGGAGGTGAGATTAGAGGTGAAACTGGAGGCGAAACTCCTGGTGAAACTGGTAAGGAAACGCTCTACGAAACTGGTGATGAAACGCTCTACGAAACTGGTGATGAAAGGGTCTACAAAAGTGGTGATGAACGTGGTGATATAACCGGTCATACTGAAGTGAAGCATGATGAAAATCCAGGTGAAACTCGTGTTGAAACTCTCTACGAAACTGGTGATGAAACTTGCCTCACCAGCGCCTcaccactcatcatcaccaccacacaggtCACATGGGTTCCAACGGTGGTGACTATGCTCGCTGTCAACGTCATCACCACCGAGGTCACCATCACTTCGTCCACACTCCTTGATGGTGACCTCGTATCATCAACACGTGTCATCACCATTCCCAGTACCCAGGTCAGCACTAtcaccacctccgtcaccactAACATATTGATCACCACCAAGATACCTTACACCAGTACCCGCGTGGAGATGGTTACCGAATTCACCACACTCACGGATGTCAAAGTCGAGGGGGTCTACTCAACTAAATACTGGCTCGAGACTCTCACCACGACCACAACACTGACCACGACACGGTACAGACCTATCTCTCTCTGGGTCAATGCTGTGTCTTGTCGAACATACACCACCCTCACGAAGACTTTCACGCCAGTCATCAAACCTCGCGTACCCGTCACCAGCCAGGCAGAACATCACCCAGGAGTCACGAGTCTGTCAGGACATCACCCAGGAGTCACCAGTCAGGTCAGGTCCCATACACCAACTGTCACCAAGTACTACACAGCCTGGGGGACAAGGACTCAAACGGTCACCAAGCCAGCCCTCGTGACAGTCCAGGTGACCATAGACAGACAGCCTGGTGAGCCTTGTATCCAGGTGACAAGTCCGGTAGCCCCCAGTAGAGAGTATGCGGATCTGCCCGACCAAGGTGTGTATGTAAGGCCTGTACCTGGGAGAGATCCTGATGGGGGTGATCGGCATTTCCACGGGTCGAATCATGGTGTGGAAAAAAGTCTCCCAGCAGACCATCACTTACGGGTTGAACAGGACGAAGATGCGCATGGTGGGACAAGGCACATCATCCACTCTCAAGATGACCACCAATACAAGAACGAGAAATTGCCAGACGAGCATCACAGTCAAGCTAAGGAGAACGAACCACTGACatttaaagagaagatgaaggtcaAAATGTTGGACAGCATGAATTACCTCGAGGATAAAATGCTGGAGAGAACATTGCAGTTGGAATCCCTACTCTTGTGGCCGtttgaagtggaggaaaagggagagggacaagAAGGGCCGAGTTATGTAGACGCGATGAAGCACGGGATAAAGAACGCCATAAAGAGCAAATTCGAGGGATTGTATGAGTTAAGTCTCCGAAAGTTCAATTGGCTTCACTACATGCTTGGAGAGGAGGATGATGAAGCTTCGGCTGAGGCTTCGGAACGGGAAAATGAAGCTTAG